The genomic stretch CATATTAGCaatgtattttttatttctttattttttttttttttagaaatctTGGGTTTCTGATACTTAGAGATTGCTTCTGGTCATAGCTTTTCTTTCGCACAACAATTATGAAGTGAATCAGTCCTTTGTTTACGTTGAGAATAGAATGTGGGCAGACCTGagggcaaaaaaaaacaaaaaaacacacagcTACAAGTGGTTCATTGGGGTCATGCGACTGGGAATAAAATGCATCTCGAGAAAAATCCAGTCTCGCTTGAAAAAGCCAAACCCTGGGTATGTGTATTCTTGTGGTGCTTGCACCTGAAGTACACCGCTACGAGTAGAGTAAATCTGCCTCCTTTCTGTTTTTTCTGAAATGCCTCCACACACGGTAGACTCAGGGTCATGTGTGCGTGGTGTTTCTCTGATAAGATTGTTTCTTGGGATATTTTTTGTGCGGTTTCCAAGTCCCATTTAATGCTGCTTATCTCGTCCATTAGGTACGAAAGTATTCCCGACGAATTAAAACCTCCTCAGCCACAGCCCTACATGGATCACGTGAGTCCGTATTCACTCTCTCCAACCACATTGGATATTTTTCCCTGCCGTGAAGAGAAATGAATTGTGTGAAGTCTGCACTCATTCGTCACATGTGGCAGGATTAGAACCTGGAGTTTTCGGGAAATTTCTTTTTCCAAATTCGCGGGCTAAAAATTGGGGAAATATACATGTTctctaaattcgtgcaaattcgggtgcAAAAACTTCCATTATGcaaaatttggggagaaatcgggcagtACTACTCAAACAAATTGTACTGGTTTTATACAAACGGTGATGTGATTGTGTTTACTGGCAACcttaaattcggggtgaaaatTCAGGGAAggatcgggttaaaccctaaaacttcaggctctaggcACGAGCCTGCCATGTTGCATCTCACGAAAGTATTAATATTGGTCACCTTAAAATGTACGCCTCAATGATGGAAGCGTCTGTCATGATGTCACAGCCCGATGCATGCTTGAAGTGCCAATTTACGACACTGAAAGTGGGAGTGCAAGTTCACATCAGTGCATGTAACTGTCTTTCACACGTATATGGCATAATGTCAGGACCCTTTCCAAAGGATAGTGCGGATCCAAATCAAAGCTAGAAAAATGCTGTCACATGCTTTCCTATGATCCTCACAACCACTGTGCAAAATATCTTGATGAAATTTGCGGGAAATTATCATAATTGACCTTTTTAGCCGACGCTTTTGCTGCTGTGAAGTCACTGTTACTAACTTCTGGTTTTCGTGCTGCAAAGCCACCACTACGAGACAAACTTTGCCAAATACGCTTTACCATATCTAAGGCCCTTCCTTTTCTGCGATTCCGCGATTCTGCAAAAATTCGCGGAATTGTGGGTCTGCCGCGGAATATGAGGTTTTGCACAGAATTTTGCAGAAATGGCGTGCTTAACTCAGTTTATGCGCGAGATGAATGGACTTTGCTCGCACTGGGTCAGCTTGCGTTACAGCGTAGATGTACCAACAGGATAAGGTCGCCAGGCCGTGATATGGCCCCATCTGTGTGCTCGAATAACCCTCTTAGCATATTGGGATTCTGGAGTGGAATGCAAATGCTGACCCCTGCGTTGGTGTCCATAGCTGTCAAGTACCTCTGTGTGACAGTAAACTCTGCACATGCAGAGAGGTCACTTAGCAAGTACAATTTGACAGTGACAAAAGTCACTCCCTCTCAGAAGAAAGTACAACGTACCTTGTTATGCTAAGTCGCAAAAGTTGTAACCGTGTTCCCCCCAACTAAGAGCTAACAGAGAGTATTTTCTGTCTGAACTAGAGCAATTTGCCTTTTACCGCGGAAAAATGCAGAATCCATAGTTCCCTGctgcggaattcaggatttgccgcagccgaaaaagaagggccttaaCCATATCTAAAGATGGTCTGCGATCACCTTCTATTTCATTCACACACCCTCACCCTGAAACTGGAGTTGAATGTGCTGTTAGTCTTTCTTTACGATTTCAAGAACTACGGCGTTTTGCTGGATTAAATTTTATGTTTGGCATCTGCTCCTAACTTACGGTCCAATGCAACTCTAATCTGTCAATTGTCCCATCTGGCTGTTCTCTTGAAGGACAGTTATATTTATGCCATGTTTCCCGTTTCACACAGGGAAACCTGCGGCAGTGGTTGCAAGATCCCGACTGCTACGACCAGTACAGCGTCATCTACTGCGGAGGAGAGCGTGTAGCCGTCTATCTCAACAGTAATCCCGAGCCCGTGATCGTCAAAGACAGAGAGGTAACATATCTACGAGgattagagctgtgcgaatagcaaaatttccattgcgaataGTTTACGAGTGTTTCACTTACACTGCGAATGGAATCGGAAGAATTTCTTCGGATGGCGAATTGAATTTGAATAATCATAAAAGgcccaattcgaataatttcgaatacctcGTGGTGAAATATTTTTTGGTGTTGCGCTCATTAGATGATGTTCTGCTCTGAACATGTGAGCCAGCATAACCAGCATAACCTACCTTGAGAGagggtccctctgtgttgtgtatggtagactgcattagtgggattaactgcattgagagttagtcaacatgttccatgcagcctgccTTGTGTGTATatcctcatttctatgttttgtgaattgtgaatttcctgtacttttttttagaaactgcacatatttccatctgttactgacCATAACTCTaaaagttgggagtacatttactggaacctgCAACGCCGAGGGTATAGTGTTGACCATGACCTCACAAAATTTGTAGACTTCAGTGACAGTATGGAAGcagtgtaaagcgggcttcacctaacgctcgagagtaatgaggcgaagccgacttgcagaatcgAGCCCCACACCAAAAGAACAATGCAcgtaacgtgaagtgggcttcacctaactctggGATGAcatgaggcgaagcccacttgcagaatggtgataacgatacctcgcttcagtactatttgaaaaatatttgaaaatttcgaatactgaaaataggttgggaatagcattcgaatagtatcagatattcgtttcatattcgaaatttcgaatattcgcacggcTCTAACGAGGACGCCTCTTTTTCTAAACACACGTAATATGTTTTTTGTGACATGGTTTGTATTGTTCTCCAGAGATGGACAGACAATCTGGTGATGTGGTCACCTTTGGGCACCTACTTTGCCACCTTCCACCTTCAAGGCATAGCCCTGTGGGGAGGGGAGGAGTTCTCACAAATCATGAAGTTCTCACACTACGGAGTCAAGTTCATTGACTTCTCTCCCTGCGAAAAGTAGGTCAAACATATTTTACGGAAACTCCCGTTGAAGTGCCCTTTATGCGGAAGAACTATGTTTtctatttttcgtttttttgtcccctcaCACCTATTTTGAAGTAAAAGAAACATAACATAAATCCTGAAAACACAAAATTGCTCGCTTCAACTTTGTACATAAGGCCCTGTGTTTTTGGGTTTTGTGGGTTATTTCATCGGGAAAAAGGTTTTATTTCTGACTAAGATATAAATGAGCACCTTGCCATGTTTTGTTTTCCGGGTTTTATCCTAAGTGACAGGATGGAGggggtacccccccccccccccgattacCCGTATGTGAATACGGGTATTCTGTATTTACCCGTATGTGAATACGGGTATTCTGTATTTACCCGTATGTGAATACGGGTATTCTGTATTTACCCGTATGTAAATACGGGTTTTACGGGATTTGATTCTAAAACAAAAGGCCCTATTTATACATGAGGCTTGACATTCTTGACCCATTTCAGCTACCTGGTAACATTGAGCCCACCAACACAGGAGCACCACCCAAACTACGATGAGACCCAGGCGGTCATCATCTTTGATATTCGAACGGGTCTCAAGAGGAGGAGCTTCTCGGCTGACGCGGAACTCACCACCTGGCCCATGTTCAAGTGGAGCGGAGATGACAAGTTCTTTGCCCGCATGTCCACCGACACCCTCAGTATTTACGAGACACCTTCCTTCGGGTTGCTCGACAAAAAGTCCCTCAAGATCCCTGGTATCAGGTATAAGAAACTTCTTTGTAACAGACAAAAAGCTTAATATACATAGTAAACTTCCATTAATTTGATCttgacgggaacgcgaaattTGATCGAATTATTCGAACGTCGAAAATAGACGGAAGAATGAATGGGGTGGATGTCACGAATTCATCGAACCTGACATTGCCAAGAGTACGTTGTTTGTCAGGCCTGTGTCGCATCAACACATTTTGCATGAAAGCTTGgtgaaacaaaagaaaggaGACATTTCCTCCGCGCCCGAGACCATGTGGCGGGCTCGACATTAGCTGTGCTTGCACAATGCCAGCACGCAGTTGGCAGTCTAAAAACACCATTACCGCCATCCAGTGGATATTGTCGGTACTGTTCAGTCACCATCTGCTACCAGAGCTTTAGGCTGAAGGTTTCTGTTGCTATGCGCGATGCAGCGAGCTATACAAGGTgtaattaagctttcacgagcgctacgcaaacacagcgatgacaggaaagcggatgataactttacgctacttgtgtaagaaacatgtGCTGCTAAccatgtagcacctgtttcttactcgaggaacagaaaaatagcaccagttttgctTTCGTTcacctatttataaagtgctagtgaaagcttaattttgaagaCCCTGCATGCTGGTCGACCTACATGAGCATGCTTTGATCCGTAGGAGTTTTTCCTGGTCTCCCGTCTCCAATATCATGGCATACTGGGTGGCAGAAGACAAGAACGTCCCAGCCCGAGTGACGCTCATCGAGGTTCCCTCTCGCCAGGAGCTTCGTGCCAAAAACCTCTTCAATGTTGCCGACTGCAAGATGCACTGGCAGAAGTCGGGGGACTACCTCTGCGTTAAAGTGGACCGTTACTCCAAGGCGAAGCGAGAAAAGAACGAATGGAAATATAGCGTGAGTGGGTGCCGTCACCATTAACGATTGCTTTCAGCGTACGTTGTTCGTGGAACTAATTTACGACTGTTTCCCGCCTTGTGCTACAGGGCATGTATTTCAACTTTGAAATATTCCTCATGAAGGAGAAGCAGATCCCGGTTGACAGCCTAGAAATCAAAGGTACAGTTCTGTTAGTCAAATTCACCCGTGATGGCTGTTGTGGACATCATTCACTATCTTGACACGGAGAATGATGCGATGTCGAGTGGTGGAGAATGTCGTTAAATTATGGGtggggcctgactttttagggttaaacccgtatccgcccgatatttaccccccgaacgaaatctgtaaaattcgggtttaacccgaatctacccgaaaacatccgggtcgcgtggcacactcgtaagcgtgcattaaaataaagtttgataacatcgctaaacattagttccatgtttagacaaatttttattaaacaaaaaaaaatcgcccgaatacacccgaatttctgacgacagaatatgccgtaacgggatttaacccgaacaCACCCggattttcaaatgaaaaatatcacccgatatttaccccccgaatttggccaaaaataaaacccgaaaaagtcaggccctaaatgggcaatgatgttgatgttgaatgatgaaaAACGTAGCTGTACAGATTACCCTTGTAACACTCGCAGATTCTATCGTGGCGTTTGCGTGGGAGCCTGTGGGCAGCAAGTTTGCCATCATCCACGGTGACAGCCCCCACATCTCGGTCAGCTTCTACGGCGTGAAACCTGGCGCCAGTGCGGTGCTGCTCAAGAAGTTTGAACGTAAACAGTGCAACCacttgttctggtctccaaatGGACAGTTCATCGTACTTGCTGGACTCAGAACGTAGGTACCTTGAGAGAGGGGGCTGCGAAAGTAGGAACCATTTTCTAGGTGCtcaaagggactgtcgcatccggaaacccatctgtGAAACCGATGCCACTATACTCTGCATTCGCCGACAATGTACTCGATAATTTTTTTTAGTCCGAAAAGTGCGTAGATGTTAATTAAAGGGATTTTAAAGGTCAGCGCTAAAGGTCAGTGCTGCAGAAGGTCCGGTGCCAACATTTAGAGCTGCATGAATAGTAAAAAATGTTGAATCGAGCTCGAGCTCATGCAAATGCTGCTCTATAATATTGTTCAGGAAGTAGCTTCCCACGCTATACATTTAGCAATATTCGACTGTCTTGGGTTCGTTATTCATCAAAGAAATAAATTTTCTACTCAGATTCGATTTGAACTCAAATTTTGCTTTTTGAGCAGCTCTACTTTTTTTCCCCTATCTCGGGTTTGGTTCTTGTCTGTGCTTTGATGTCTCAGCATTCATTGAAGTGTCTTTTGTGCCACTTTGTCTTCCCACAGCATGAACGGCACCCTCGAATTCATCGACACAGCAGACTTCACTGTCATGAACCAGAACGATCACTTCATGGCGTCGGATGTTGAGTGGGACCCGACCGGACGTTACGTCGTTACGGGGGTCAGCTGGTGGTTGCACAAGGTACTGTAGACAATAATACGTACAGTCGCAGAGTAAAGCCTGGTCTgcactattgcgtttcaatgcgtCCGTCCACGAACCGACGCAAGCCCCTTCGAAAGCGTACGGACGCATAGGTTCGCTGAGTTCAGTTTTTGGATGGAGCGACGCAAGAAATGCCGGTCGTTGCCCCGGTAACCGTGCCGCCGCGCACCCTCGTCTTCTTTTGCCTCACTTCACGTAGTGGGTCAACTTCGCAAAAGTGTGGACGTGAATTTTAAACCCACGCGTCTGTCACGTACGTCAACCCGTCCGTCCATCCGTCCgtgacggacggacagacggacgtattgaaacgcaatagtgcggACCAGGCTTAAGAGCGACACCGTGTAGTAAAAAGGAGCGCACTCCCTGCGTTCTGGAGCTGCTACTGCCTGTCCATACCAGTCTACTGACCACTGTCCAAAAAAGGGGTCAGACAGTAGGAGAGGGGGCTTACGTAGGAGGTGGTGCTATGCAAAGGGCCCCCCCGGTCCCTGGCATAACGACCGGTAACAAGTTTCCCGTACAAGCGAATGGGAATCGCAGTGGTTCTTGAACATTGTCTCCAGTACTCCACGTCAGGATGTGGATAACAAATTCTGAATAACTGGATTAAAACATAAAAAAGCGATAGCAAGTTTGTTCCCAATCATACAGACCCAGCTGAGTTACGGATAAGCGTGCACTTTGCAGAAATGAGTAACCGGGAACGGTGGTTACTACCGGACGCCGGGCTGGCCTCGGGCCAGCGAAATGTGCACACTTTGATGATATCACCGTCTGCAGCTGTTAGAATAGCCTCGCTAAAATAGAGCCACATTTGCTTTCACGGCAACGTCTTAATGTTGCGATATCTTTTGTGACAGACGGACAACGCATACTGGCTTTGGTCCTTCCAAGGACGCATCGTGAAGAAATGTAACGTGGACCGTTTCTGCCAACTGTTATGGAGGCCGAGACCTCCGTCACTGCTCTCCGAAGAAAAGATCAAGGTGCCAGTACCCCCGTGTTGAAGGATCTAGAGGTTTAAttatgttttgtttttgtttttttgcaggAAATCAAAAAGAACTTCAAGAAGTACAGCGAGCAGTTTGACATGAAGGATCGCCTGTCCATGACGAAGGCTTCCAAGGTTTGTAACTTTGTCGATGTCGAAGGAGCGAACGGAAGTAATGACGCGATTGGCCGGTTCAACGCAGGAGGTGATGGAGAAGCGGAAGAAGATGCAGGAGGATTTCCGTGCCCTGCGGGAGCGTAAGACGAAGGAATATGCTGCCAACAAAGGCCTCAGGCTCGAGCTTCGCGACGGTGTGTACCCGTTCAGAACTTTTTCTCGGTGCACCTTCTGCACATCTCGAATGCACGTTTTCCCCGCATGCACTGcagcgccttcatttgtttttattAGCCTagtgtacgtcgttttccagcCGCGTCACTCCTAGCGCTCTTGAACCCAGCACAAGCGAGAGAGGAggtgctttccttctctctggcttgTGCGGTAAACTGTTTTCAACATATACTCCCCCGGCTAGACGGCGCTGCACTCTCAGTATGGTGTCCACGAGAAAACTGTgtatatttagggcctgactttttcgggttttatttttggccaaattcggggggtaaatatcgggtgatatttttcattcgaaaattcgggtgtattcgggttaaatcccgttacggcatattctgtcgtcaggaattcgggtgtattcgggtgatttttttttgtttaataaaaatttgtcttaacacggaactaatgtttagcaatgttatcaaactttattttaatgcacgcttatgagtgtgccacgcgacccggatgttttcgggttaaacccaaattttacagatttcgttcggggggtaaatatcgggcggatacgggtttaaccctaaaaagtcaggccctatgtatatTTGTGTGTCCCACATGGACACACTGCGTTTAGTAAGAAAGGGTCGTCGATCCGGACGCAGGTATTGACACGGACGAGCTGGACagcaacctggaaaacctggagGAAGAAGTGGTGGAATTCTTCGTCAAAGAGGAAGAGGTCCTACTGGAAGGGGGCGACGTCACGGAGTGATAAGCAGGTCTTGTGAGCCATGTCTCCAGATGTTGAGGGtggtaaaataaaaagaaaaggcttTTGTTTACACTAGTTTGGTTATGGTCTTACAGACACATTTAAAAACATGTAGCACGTAACATGCAGGGTTTCAACGTGTAAGACAGCTTAGAGACTGCGGTTCCCCATTTTTttgtgtcccaaccccttttaTTCTCTGATACAAGTTCTCCCGTGGGATTTATGACACGTGAGACACTTTGTTCTCcttatacagtgaaccctcgttattatgaccatggtcgttcccgaaaattttggtcataatgcggaactgtcatattaacgggagggatttgcagatctttcactgcattgttccccaagagtatggtcgtaaagcgggtatgtcagattatcgggggtcatattaacgagggttcactgtataaacttttttttcttcttctgaatTTAGATTTTACGTCCCTATCTATAGTCGGCTACAGACGACATTATATTAGAGCGTCTTGCTCATTTTGTACGACCATTCTCTGCTGCGTAGTTGTCTGTGTTCCCAGCCACACTCTGTGCCGCTGTCGCTGTCATATGCCTGGCCATCAGCACTATGGGCCTGAAAACCTTACATGTAACATACCATTATTACCCATCACCAGGGTAGGTTTGAGAACATTCGGCCTTTACAAAGCAAGGAGGTCGTCGTAAGATACACAATGAGACTCGACGCGAGGTTGTAAAGCAGAATTTTCTTTATATCTCTCAAACGCACACAGCGAAGACACGCAAAAAATGAAATTACAGAGACTACTTTTCGCGAGCCACACTTTCCTCACCCCTCACTTAGAAAAATAAGGAGGACAACCCTTACGTCTGCAATCCCTCGAAGGACTGGTCACAAACTGAAGGGTTATGGCACAGGTCAAACTCTCTTTACCCATTCTGAGCCATCCACATCGTCGTCCTCAAAACTTACTGCTCTGCTACATTGAACCGTACTAATGCAACAGGCAGGCATGACACACAGCCAGCTCAAGTTGTGCAACACAATGCTTTCGGGGCATCACAACAGTCTCTGCACCTCGCTCGCTCGCTTGCTTGGTGAAAGAAGGCAGTCTGTGGCAACCGAAAGCCAGTCCACCAATCACAGCCGTGCTTTCAGGAGTCGTAGCCGTGGAGACGATCCAACATCAGCTGCATGGGAAGCCGCCAGGAGCCACAGGCTTTTGTTTTTCGAAAATGTCCGCAGCGATTGGCTGAAGTGACGATACTGTGCCTGTCTTGGAGGAGTCTCATCACAGCGCGCGCAGGAAGATTGCTGCAGCTGGGCTTTCGGTACCTCGGAAACGACCTTCCAAGGAAGCGTCGTAAAATGGGGGGGGAAACTGCAATTTTAACCACTCGTAAAGATTGTTTCCGCAGTTGTAACTTTGCGCATTGGGAGTGGTTAAATTGGCGGATATTAGTCACCCTCCTCAGTCCACTTTGTCCTCGTCTTCTGGACACTGTAGACTGTTCCACGGTAGGCAACTCGCTATCGACTGCGGCGAAAATCCTCCGAGGCTCGGCACGGTGCTGTAACGTATCGTGACCCCTGCCTTTTCGACACCTTTTTGAGCGACACTTCGGATTACGAGACTCGAACCGGATTATAAATACAGCCGTCTGTAGCCCAGCTTAATCTTGGAGAAGCAAAAACCTACATCATTTCTAGGTGGGTTGGGTGATAAGCTATGTACAACTGATTTAATGTGACACgcatgaaagaagaaaaacggtGCTAACTTGGTATGTGCAGCAACAGAAAAAATGCAACCTTGGGAGATAACAGGGAATGAGGAGCAACATGTACAAAACAAAGCGCATACATTTGGAGCAATACACCCTCTACAAAGATGCAGTAATGAACAAGTGCATGGTTTATGAGCACAAAGTCATCACTGTGACAACCACACCTCGTCCCGGGGTGTTGTGCTCGTGGGACGCTTGGACGGGAGCGGGAATCTGAAAGTGCCGTCGCGGCCTGTTTGTTACGCGATCAACTGTTGGTACCCCCAGGGTATAAAGACAGTACCCCCACCATCAATCTGGCAACCGTGCACACAATATGCCCGTCGAGACAAGCTAAAGAAGGGTACATATCCAAATATGTCAAAAGTTGAGTCTGCAAACGTGTTAGTCTATCTTGCGCAAATTTTGACTCGACAAATTGGAGAATGCAGAAAAGCTTGAGACATTGCAAAAATAGACAAACTAGAATAAAAGAGAATAATTACGGTTCATTTTACGATCCAGAATTTGCGGCCGCGGATGCCGCGAGCCGAGCCAAACACGCGTGCACCGCGACAGATTCCTCCGCGGTACCTTCAGATCCCCGCACCACCCGTAACGTAACCAATAATATCTTTCCGATTATATAACTTATATACAACCTTTAGAAAAAATACGTTCACTGCATTC from Ornithodoros turicata isolate Travis chromosome 4, ASM3712646v1, whole genome shotgun sequence encodes the following:
- the LOC135392129 gene encoding eukaryotic translation initiation factor 3 subunit B-like, which encodes MVEKRSMAHTERHSQGDPKAGSLQNGDDDMPSFSDPEDFVDDITDEELLGDILPQRPAEADGVESVIVVDNIPQVGSERIEKLRNVLQKIYSQFGEISTEHIPVDENGKTKGYMFLEYKNPQSAQDAVKATNGHKLDRQHTFAVNLFTDFQKYESIPDELKPPQPQPYMDHGNLRQWLQDPDCYDQYSVIYCGGERVAVYLNSNPEPVIVKDRERWTDNLVMWSPLGTYFATFHLQGIALWGGEEFSQIMKFSHYGVKFIDFSPCENYLVTLSPPTQEHHPNYDETQAVIIFDIRTGLKRRSFSADAELTTWPMFKWSGDDKFFARMSTDTLSIYETPSFGLLDKKSLKIPGIRSFSWSPVSNIMAYWVAEDKNVPARVTLIEVPSRQELRAKNLFNVADCKMHWQKSGDYLCVKVDRYSKAKREKNEWKYSGMYFNFEIFLMKEKQIPVDSLEIKDSIVAFAWEPVGSKFAIIHGDSPHISVSFYGVKPGASAVLLKKFERKQCNHLFWSPNGQFIVLAGLRTMNGTLEFIDTADFTVMNQNDHFMASDVEWDPTGRYVVTGVSWWLHKTDNAYWLWSFQGRIVKKCNVDRFCQLLWRPRPPSLLSEEKIKEIKKNFKKYSEQFDMKDRLSMTKASKEVMEKRKKMQEDFRALRERKTKEYAANKGLRLELRDGIDTDELDSNLENLEEEVVEFFVKEEEVLLEGGDVTE